Within the Qingrenia yutianensis genome, the region ATGAATGACCCTACGGTCGGTATTCTGCACCACGACGAAGGTGTTGACCTTGTTCCGGCAAACCTTGAGCTTTCAGCAATGGAGTTTAACCTTGTCAACGCAATGAGCAGAGAGACGGCATTGAGAAACTATCTCAGCGAAGTGAAGGACAAATACGACTATATCCTTATAGATTGTATGCCTTCCCTCGGAATGGTAACAATCAATGCTCTATCTGCGGCAGACAGCGTTATTATTCCTGTTCAGGCTCAGTATTTACCGGCAAAAGGAATGACGCAGCTTGTTCAGACCATTTCAAGAGTTAAGAAGCGTATCAATCCGAACTTAAAGATTGACGGTATGCTTCTCACTTTGGTGGATAGCCGTACCAACCTCGCCAAAAGCACGGTAGAAGCTCTGAGAGAGAACTTCGGTAGTCAAATTATGATGTATCGAACATATATCCCGATTGCCGTAAAAGCCGCAGAGACTTCTTCCAAAGGCAAGAGCATTTTTGCCTACGAACCGGGCAGCAC harbors:
- a CDS encoding ParA family protein, translating into MSNCKTIAICNQKGGVGKTTTTVNLGVGLAMQGKKVLLIDADPQGDLTTCLGWQDTDNLGITLATKLTDVINETMNDPTVGILHHDEGVDLVPANLELSAMEFNLVNAMSRETALRNYLSEVKDKYDYILIDCMPSLGMVTINALSAADSVIIPVQAQYLPAKGMTQLVQTISRVKKRINPNLKIDGMLLTLVDSRTNLAKSTVEALRENFGSQIMMYRTYIPIAVKAAETSSKGKSIFAYEPGSTVSKAYTEFTKEVLADGRKKERLHSHEAR